Genomic segment of Iocasia fonsfrigidae:
CTCTATCTATCCCTACTAGTGATTATTTCTGACAAAAATTGCAGACCATCTCTAAAACCAGTTTTATAGGACAACGCCTTTAAAATCATTTTCTAACATTAATTAAAACATATCTCAGTTATATAGGGCACCAATATGCCTATTTATCATTTATAATTATTATTTAGACTTTATATTATAAAATTATCTTTATCAATATTATATAATTATAATTATTATAAGTCAAGTTAGTTTATTTTAGTTTATTGTTTTGTAGTTAAGTATTTATTATAATAATAATAAGGACGTGATACTATAATGATAAGACTTAAAATCAAAGATCTATTAAGTAAAAAAAATAAATCTACTTACTGGCTGACTAAAAAGACTTCTCTTACCTCTCCTGCAATTTATAAAATTGTCAAAGGTAATACTGAAGGCATCCAATTTAATACTTTAGAAGAAATAATGCAGGCCCTGGAGATTACTGATTTTAATGAGATACTGGAGATAATCCCTGAGAAAAAGGCTAATATCTGAAAGTCAAAATAAAAATAGAATTTAATCATAAAATAAAGATAACCCTGTCTGGACATCCCCAGACAGGGTTATCTTATTCTTAAGACTGTACCATATTACGACATTCTGTAGCACAATCACGGCAGACCTGGGCACAGGTTTGACAGTGATTATCTTTAAATTCATTACACTCAGCAGCACAGGCATCACAGATATCAGCACATAATTGACATATTTGACTAGCAAATTGACTATTACCAGCCATGTATTTTGCAGAAACAGAACATATCTCAATACAGTCCTTCAACATTTCCATACACTCAATTCTGTTAGCAACATCTGGTTCATGTAAACAGGCATCCAGGCAAAACTCACATTCAACCATACACTTATTACAAATCTCAATACACTTCTGATATCTATCCATATGGGTCTGCAAACCAACGGTCATATTAATCCTCCTTTTTTTTTAGTATTATAGATATTATTTGAAAAAAAGGTAATAAATATACTGTGCTATAAATTTAAAAAACCTATTGTTGGATACTAGATATCCCACTATTCTGCATATAATTTAGGATACCTTCTCCATGTTGTTGTTCTTCTTTTTGAATATGATTTAAAACATTACGAATATCGGAGTCAGCAAACTCAAAGATAGCAGTATCATAGGTCCCTGAAACATATTTTTCTGTCATTAACAAATCATTACATAGCTTAGCATCGTTTTGATTTGACATTCCAGTCTGATTACCTTTATTTTGCACAGCTTGTTGATTACTTTGTTGTTTAGCCTGCTGGTTCTGAACTCCCCCACCCATCTGGGGAACAGAACCACTCAAAATTTGATTAATTGTGTTTAAATGCTGTTTTTCTTGACCAGCATAAGTGTTAAACATATCTTTTAACTGAGGATCCTGAGCCTGACCTGCATAATTTGTATACTTTTCAATACATATTTCTTCATGGGTTTTCTGATCCTGTAAAAGCATTTTTTCTTTTTGGCTAAGATTCACATTAATCACCTCATACATATTTTATCTTTTATTTCTTTTTATATACATTAAATAAATTTTATAAATGCTTATTCTTCTTCATCATTCCTCACCTGGCTATGAAAAATATCGTCTACACCCTCATTTCTAGCATTAGTACCTACCTTAATTTGATTCTCTACAGCTATTACACCCCGGGCCTTAGCCGCTGTATTTTCAGCTTCTTCTTTTAATTCGCGCTGATCAACCTGCCCCGAAAGGTGAACTTTACCCTTATTTACTCTAATGTTAATTTTATCCTTCAATTCGGGATTATCTGCTATTTCTTCAGCAACTTCCAGCAAACTATCATCATCAGTTACTGCACCATCAGTACTTACACTAACTGCCATTTCAATCTTTTTATTAGCAGTCAGAGCATTTAATAAATTTTCTGTATATTTTAGCTCATCCAAAGTATCTACTATACCAGTTACTATAATATCTCCAGCTGCCTCTTCAACCTTTATTCCATAAGAACCTATATTCCTATCCCTATCAATTTTTTCCTGTAGGTTTTTTATACTATCTGTTTTTTTTGTTTTAATTTAATTCACCTTCTTTACTATATTTTTAACTATTAATCATACTTTTTAAAAACATCTGCTTATTTCTACTAAGTAGGGTGGTTCACTATAAATAATTTTATTTATTTATATTTTGGCAAAAAAAAATCCCCTACCCACCTGCTAAATATTCACAGACAGATAAAGAGATTTTTTTTGTTGTTCTTCTTTTTGAATATGATTTAAGGTTTATTTATCTTCTAGAACATGTTCTAACCCCTGACAAAATAGAGTTAAAACATGGTCATCATCAAGGGAATAATAAACAGAACGACCCTCTTTACGGAATTTAACCAGCTTGTTATTTCTTAAAACCCTTAATTGATGAGATATTGCAGATGAACTCATCTCCAGCAGTTCAGATAGATCGCAAACACATAATTCCCGCTCTTTTAAGGCATAAAGTATTTTAATTCTGGTAGGATCACCAATAGTCTTAAATATTTCGGCTAAGTCATAGACTACATCTTCCTTGAGTTTATTATCCTCCATTAATCCAACAACCCGTTTGTTAGGATTAAAGACCTCACATATATCACATATTTTATTTTTGTCTTTCATATTATAACATCCCCTCTAGTCGGGTATGACGGGTTACTACTCCTTTTAGTTATATCACTGACTTTCCATCTTTCTTATTATATTCTATTATATAGTAAAAATCAAGGATTGCGACTAATCCTCATAGCATTTAATACCGCCAGTAAAGCAACACCAGCATCGGCAAATACAGCTTCCCACATAGTAGCTATACCTAATGCCCCCATAATCAGCACAATTCCCTTAATTCCCAGGGCAAAAATAATATTCTGCCAGATTATTTGTCTGGTTTTATGGGCAGTATTAATGGCCGTAACCAGTTTAGAAGGTTCATCTGTCATTAATACTACATCTGCTGCTTCTATAGCTGCATCAGATCCCAGTCCTCCCATAGCCACCCCTATATCTGACCTGGCAAGTACTGGTGCATCATTTATTCCATCACCAACAAAAATTAGTTTATCTTTTTTGTCCTGTTTTTTTAATAATTCTTCAACCTTTTCGACTTTCTGAGCTGGTAATAGTTCAGCATAATAATTGTCAAGACCAAGTCTTTTAGCAATCTTTCGGGCAACATTTTCCCTGTCTCCAGTAAACATTGTTATTTCTCGTATACCAGCCTGTTTCAATGCCTTTATCGCCTTAAGTGAATCATCTTTTAGGTGATCAGCTATAGTAATATAACCGGCATAAACATTGTCAATAGCTATATAGACAATCGTAGCTTCCGTAGCTTCTTCAGTAACTTCCTGGTAATCAATCTGTTCCTGGTCCATCAGCTTATTATTGCCGACCAGTACTTCCTGCCCATCTATCACCGCTTTAATACCACGGCCGGAGAATTCCTGATAGTCTTCTATTTTATTATTGTCAATTTTATATTCACAGGCTTCTATAATAGATTTGGCAATTGGGTGTGTTGAGTGACTCTCAGCATAGGCTGCCTTAGTCAGGAGTTCATCTTTACTATGACCATTATATGGCTTTATTTTGCTGACAACAAATTCACCTTTCGTCAAAGTACCGGTTTTATCAAAGACAATCTGTTTTACATCATTTAAAGCCTCTAGATAGTTACCACCTTTAACCAGGATACCCTGACGGGAAGCCCGGCCAATTCCCCCAAAAAATCCCAGAGGAATAGATACTACCAGTGCACAGGGACAGGAGACAACCAGAAAAATTAGAGAACGATAAACCCAGTCAGAAAAAGATGCCCCTGTTAAAAATAGAGGTGGTAATATTGCTATAGCCAGGGCAGAATAAACTACTACTGGTGTATAATAACGGGAAAACTTTGTAATAAACTTTTCAATAGCAGCCTTCTTTGCAGTAGCATTTTCGACCAGGTCAAGAATCTGGGCCACCGTTGACTGATTATATTCTTTGTTGACTTTTACAGTCAGTAAGCCAACCTTATTAATCATACCACTGAGTATCTCCTCTCCGCTTTTAACCCGGCGAGGTACAGATTCACCTGTTAAGGCAGAAGTATCTACCAGAGAACTCCCTTTCAATACCTTTCCATCAAGAGGCACTCTTTCACCAGGTTTAATTACTATAATATCTCCTGTCTGGACATCTTCCGGAGCAACCTTAATA
This window contains:
- a CDS encoding helix-turn-helix domain-containing protein, whose product is MIRLKIKDLLSKKNKSTYWLTKKTSLTSPAIYKIVKGNTEGIQFNTLEEIMQALEITDFNEILEIIPEKKANI
- a CDS encoding four-helix bundle copper-binding protein; this encodes MTVGLQTHMDRYQKCIEICNKCMVECEFCLDACLHEPDVANRIECMEMLKDCIEICSVSAKYMAGNSQFASQICQLCADICDACAAECNEFKDNHCQTCAQVCRDCATECRNMVQS
- a CDS encoding spore coat protein — encoded protein: MYEVINVNLSQKEKMLLQDQKTHEEICIEKYTNYAGQAQDPQLKDMFNTYAGQEKQHLNTINQILSGSVPQMGGGVQNQQAKQQSNQQAVQNKGNQTGMSNQNDAKLCNDLLMTEKYVSGTYDTAIFEFADSDIRNVLNHIQKEEQQHGEGILNYMQNSGISSIQQ
- a CDS encoding BON domain-containing protein, which codes for MKTKKTDSIKNLQEKIDRDRNIGSYGIKVEEAAGDIIVTGIVDTLDELKYTENLLNALTANKKIEMAVSVSTDGAVTDDDSLLEVAEEIADNPELKDKINIRVNKGKVHLSGQVDQRELKEEAENTAAKARGVIAVENQIKVGTNARNEGVDDIFHSQVRNDEEE
- a CDS encoding ArsR/SmtB family transcription factor, encoding MKDKNKICDICEVFNPNKRVVGLMEDNKLKEDVVYDLAEIFKTIGDPTRIKILYALKERELCVCDLSELLEMSSSAISHQLRVLRNNKLVKFRKEGRSVYYSLDDDHVLTLFCQGLEHVLEDK
- a CDS encoding heavy metal translocating P-type ATPase; the encoded protein is MAEAVLVKNEFKTKYILRGLACTSCAAKIEKAVQELPYVVEAELNFAVSTIIIKGSERTKNMDKELQFIANKIENGVKVEKEGKRTLRQENNTSKKERAKDNTDITKKSNYQYRFWSGVGIFVLALIFLQVPILTNGLSRFTFYLKYLLFGSSYLLIGSPVLIAAFKNIKRGQVFDENFLMSIATLGAFAIQEFPEGVAVMLFYMVGEMFQEKAVDRSRRSIKDLMDIRPDYANLKWGEETIKVAPEDVQTGDIIVIKPGERVPLDGKVLKGSSLVDTSALTGESVPRRVKSGEEILSGMINKVGLLTVKVNKEYNQSTVAQILDLVENATAKKAAIEKFITKFSRYYTPVVVYSALAIAILPPLFLTGASFSDWVYRSLIFLVVSCPCALVVSIPLGFFGGIGRASRQGILVKGGNYLEALNDVKQIVFDKTGTLTKGEFVVSKIKPYNGHSKDELLTKAAYAESHSTHPIAKSIIEACEYKIDNNKIEDYQEFSGRGIKAVIDGQEVLVGNNKLMDQEQIDYQEVTEEATEATIVYIAIDNVYAGYITIADHLKDDSLKAIKALKQAGIREITMFTGDRENVARKIAKRLGLDNYYAELLPAQKVEKVEELLKKQDKKDKLIFVGDGINDAPVLARSDIGVAMGGLGSDAAIEAADVVLMTDEPSKLVTAINTAHKTRQIIWQNIIFALGIKGIVLIMGALGIATMWEAVFADAGVALLAVLNAMRISRNP